A single window of Hyla sarda isolate aHylSar1 chromosome 2, aHylSar1.hap1, whole genome shotgun sequence DNA harbors:
- the LOC130357379 gene encoding motilin receptor-like — translation MQNNSTTNYVYNGVNGSYDLDFPPCTENVCSFFPIRILIPLTIICLVIMVAGLIGNTITILIITRYKEMNTTTNFYLSSMAVSDMVILLCLPFDLYRLWRSIPWIFGGFLCKFLCFISEACTYATILHITALSIERYLAICFPLKAKVCITKRRVKMVIVLLWVIALLSAAPLYNLIDNVQFVNYTDFSKISWECKYTQYAIESGLLKVMMWVTTVYFFFPMLCLTVLYGFIGKKLWKSKNTLRGPNAANRERCHRQTVKILETWCPKFAKSWTKSTLITDKK, via the exons ATGCAAAACAATTCTACAACCAACTATGTATACAATGGGGTCAATGGCAGCTATGATTTGGACTTTCCACCATGCACAGAAAATGTGTGCTCCTTTTTCCCCATACGAATACTCATCCCACTGACCATAATCTGTCTTGTCATAATGGTGGCTGGGCTCATTGGAAACACCATTACTATCCTTATAATCACAAGATATAAAGAAATGAACACAACCACAAACTTCTACTTATCCAGCATGGCAGTGTCCGACATGGTCATTCTCCTCTGCTTGCCTTTTGACTTGTACCGTCTATGGAGGTCTATACCTTGGATCTTTGGAGGATTTCTTTGTAAATTTTTATGTTTCATTAGTGAAGCTTGTACATACGCCACCATTCTACACATCACCGCTTTGAGCATTGAGAGATATCTTGCCATATGTTTCCCTCTCAAAGCCAAAGTCTGTATTACCAAGAGAAGGGTGAAGATGGTCATCGTTCTTCTATGGGTTATTGCTTTGTTGTCTGCTGCTCCTCTTTATAACCTTATTGACAATGTGCAATTTGTCAACTACACAGATTTCTCCAAAATCAGCTGGGAGTGTAAATATACCCAGTATGCCATAGAATCTGGACTTCTTAAGGTCATGATGTGGGTGACAACTGTCTATTTTTTCTTTCCTATGTTATGTCTCACTGTTCTCTATGGCTTTATTGGTAAAAAGTTGTGGAAAAGCAAAAACACTCTGCGAGGTCCTAATGCAGCAAATCGAGAAAGATGCCACAGACAAACAGTGAAAATTCTGG AAACATGGTGCCCAAAGTTTGCAAAGTCCTGGACAAAAAGCACCTTAATAAcagataaaaagtga
- the MLNR gene encoding motilin receptor translates to MQNNSTTNYVYNGVNGSYDLDFPPCTENVCSFFPIRILIPLTIICLVIMVAGLIGNTITILIIKRYKEMNTTTNFYLSSMAVSDMVILLCLPFDLYRLWRSIPWIFGGFLCKFLCFISEACTYATILHITALSIERYLAICFPLKAKVCITKRRVKMVIVLLWVIALLSAAPLYNLIDNVQIVNYTDFSKISWECKYTQYAIESGLLKVMMWVTTVYFFFPMLCLTVLYGFIGKKLWKSKNTLRGPNAANRERCHRQTVKILAVVVSAFIICWLPFHMGRIIFMDSMDFQTMKFSQYFNLVAMQLFYLSASINPILYNFISKKYRTAAYKLLRLSTSDERAYNVIKDETGGHTETTCIQNEYITHI, encoded by the exons ATGCAAAACAATTCTACAACCAACTATGTATACAATGGGGTCAATGGCAGCTATGATTTGGACTTTCCACCATGCACAGAAAATGTGTGCTCCTTTTTCCCCATACGAATACTCATCCCACTGACTATAATCTGTCTTGTCATAATGGTGGCTGGGCTCATTGGAAACACCATTACTATCCTTATAATCAAAAGATATAAAGAAATGAACACAACCACAAACTTCTACTTATCCAGCATGGCAGTGTCCGACATGGTCATTCTCCTCTGCTTGCCTTTTGACTTGTACCGTCTATGGAGGTCTATACCTTGGATCTTTGGAGGATTTCTTTGTAAATTTTTATGTTTCATTAGTGAAGCTTGTACATACGCCACCATTCTACACATCACCGCTTTGAGCATTGAGAGATATCTTGCCATATGTTTCCCTCTAAAAGCCAAAGTCTGTATTACCAAGAGAAGGGTGAAGATGGTCATCGTTCTTCTATGGGTTATTGCTTTGTTGTCTGCTGCTCCTCTTTATAACCTTATTGACAATGTGCAAATTGTCAACTACACAGATTTCTCCAAAATCAGCTGGGAGTGTAAATATACCCAGTATGCCATAGAATCTGGACTTCTTAAGGTCATGATGTGGGTGACAACTGTCTATTTTTTCTTTCCTATGTTATGTCTCACTGTTCTCTATGGCTTCATTGGTAAAAAGTTGTGGAAAAGCAAAAACACTCTGCGAGGTCCTAATGCAGCAAATCGAGAAAGATGCCACAGACAAACAGTGAAAATTCTGG cTGTGGTCGTCTCGGCTTTCATAATCTGCTGGCTGCCGTTTCACATGGGAAGAATCATCTTTATGGACAGTATGGATTTTCAGACAATGAAATTCTCACAGTATTTTAACCTAGTGGCCATGCAACTCTTTTACCTGAGCGCTTCCATCAACCCAATACTTTACAACTTTATATCGAAGAAATATAGGACTGCAGCCTACAAGCTCCTCCGACTTAGCACTTCAGATGAAAGGGCCTACAATGTCATCAAGGATGAAACCGGAGGTCACACGGAGACTACATGTATCCAGAAtgaatatatcacacacatatga